The genomic stretch TGAGCTACATTCAGCAACAAAATTTGCCTACGCTGTTTATAGACGCGTCGAATGCCGATTTTTTAGAAGATGAAAGGCATTTACAAACTATACTGGATGCGCTGGAACGCAAGTACGATACAGGTATTCACAGAATTTCATTACCTTAATTTTTTATATGAGTAAACCTCCGTCCCCATCTTTTTTAGACAAGAATCCTGTTCTAAGGAATAAAGAGTTTCTATATTTATTGTTTTTCCGTTTCGGAATATTTTTCGTTTTAAATCTTCAATCGACAGCCATTTATTATTGGGTGTACCAAATCACGGGAAGCAATTTAAAAATGGGTATGATTGGCTTGGCGGAAGTGGTTCCCGCAATTCTGTTTTCCATGATTTCCGGCTACATTATCGATATGCGCGAGAAGAAAAAAATGTTATTACTGTGCACTGTAGGTTATGCGTTCCTCGGTTTGGGACTGTCGGTTTTATCAACCAAAGCTTCGCTCGATTTTTTAGGTTTAAATAAAACACTCATTTTCATTTTTTCACTGATTTTTTTCGGTGGTATTCTGCGTGCATTTCTTGCGCCTTCTTCATTTGCGCTGCTGAGCCTTGTCATTCCGCGTGAGCAATACACCAATGCCACCAACTGGAGCAGTTTGTTTTTCAAAGTAGGAACCATGCTTGGACCTCTGTCTTTCGGCGTGATTGATGCCGTTATGAGCCTGGCTACAAGCAGCAAAGACACGATGGTTGCCGGGCAGGTGCGCGCCATTCCCTCTGTTACAGGTTCTATGTTTTTTATATTTTTTACGGAATTGGTTTTGATTGTTTTGGTAATGCTTGTCAAGGCGAAGCCTTTCGTAAAAAAAGAAAGAAAAGAATCTATGGGTCAAAGCCTTTCGCTGGGCGTAAAATTTATCTGGAAAACCAAAGCGTTGCTGGGCGCTCAGGCGCTGGACATGTTTACCGTATTGTTTGGCGGAGCTATTGCACTGCTGCCTGCGTTCGTGGATATTCACCATATGACAGAAGTGGAATACGGCATTCTACGTGCAGCCCCCGGCGTTGGTTCTATCATTACGCTGATGCTTCTGGTTTATCTGCCTTT from Arachidicoccus sp. BS20 encodes the following:
- a CDS encoding MFS transporter — its product is MSKPPSPSFLDKNPVLRNKEFLYLLFFRFGIFFVLNLQSTAIYYWVYQITGSNLKMGMIGLAEVVPAILFSMISGYIIDMREKKKMLLLCTVGYAFLGLGLSVLSTKASLDFLGLNKTLIFIFSLIFFGGILRAFLAPSSFALLSLVIPREQYTNATNWSSLFFKVGTMLGPLSFGVIDAVMSLATSSKDTMVAGQVRAIPSVTGSMFFIFFTELVLIVLVMLVKAKPFVKKERKESMGQSLSLGVKFIWKTKALLGAQALDMFTVLFGGAIALLPAFVDIHHMTEVEYGILRAAPGVGSIITLMLLVYLPLNTQPGKKLLWCCAGFGAATIAFGLSHEIILATIALIFTGMFDAVSVVVRSTILQLVTPEEMRGRVAAVNTMFISSSNELGDFESGVMAHWLGTIRAIIVGGCLTLSVVGLIAASAKKLRKFDYKEYQ